One genomic segment of Bradyrhizobium prioriisuperbiae includes these proteins:
- a CDS encoding matrixin family metalloprotease produces the protein MQIKDLTRQKIAKSRFSSANPRTRVRLEDPADDSFVAGSDGSLNYSGTDATLDQLLLHEIGHALGLADNSDPNSIMYDAATANNRTLDQNDRIGAQLLYPTANSLDAQILRLVAATATNFDNSGGFGASGAIPMDPTAVASSSQTAFSLAQHVTH, from the coding sequence TTGCAGATCAAAGACTTAACTCGCCAAAAAATCGCAAAATCGCGATTTTCCAGCGCGAATCCGCGAACTCGGGTTAGGTTGGAAGATCCTGCCGATGATTCATTTGTCGCGGGGAGCGACGGCAGTTTGAACTATTCCGGCACCGATGCCACTCTCGATCAATTACTTCTTCACGAGATCGGCCATGCCCTCGGATTGGCCGACAATTCCGACCCGAATTCGATCATGTACGACGCGGCGACGGCGAACAATCGAACGTTGGATCAGAACGATCGAATTGGCGCACAGCTGCTGTACCCCACTGCCAACTCTCTTGATGCCCAGATCCTCCGATTGGTGGCAGCCACGGCGACGAACTTCGACAATTCTGGAGGCTTCGGAGCCTCGGGCGCCATTCCGATGGATCCGACTGCGGTAGCCAGCAGCAGCCAAACGGCCTTCAGCCTGGCTCAACATGTAACCCACTAA
- a CDS encoding beta strand repeat-containing protein, with the protein MKTALDQVFGSSGLYTTDTGEAIATSFSLSQQQVDNVQTFIASQLTAISSGQESYSVRNNNDCLSFVYNTATAANVTVSPSQNSSLPEWPVMAGSDTLGQAGTGYQYFGPNSVWHANDIQPITSAANNGGAVGVVNSDSAIDEVVQDARAIRTTSGSVYNALSAAGQSLINYIGASIITPAKGEDSISVTNNGATVSDGSGDSAVFLFGSGQDYSSAGNQMVFDVSGGNTVSIGPSGTIAVLGNNETGGPDVLSVANASVILGDSSATVTGDSNKVFGSDGSAITVAGNNATVVLDADSGSTLNVSGSSETVNAIGDTIALGNSTGAAITGSSDTIGIGTNSSVTMSGSNNSLNLNGTDYVRINNGSGNVVNNDSATTMTSNGPVGDIVDLASNTSTTINGSGGYFGVLGTNVTVNASGDSAATLSGVSFALNGSGDSITLGAHSSVTESGSNDTLSLNGSDYVRINSGSGNVVNNDSATTMTSNGPVGDIVDLASNTSTTINGSSGYFGVLGTNVTVNASGESAATLSGVSFALNGSGDSITLGAHSSVTESGSNDTLSLNGSDYVRINSGSGNVVNNDSATTMTSNGPVGDIVDLASNTSTTINGSGGYFGVLGTNVTVNASGESAATLNGVSFTLNGSGDSITLGAHSSVAESGSNDTLSLNGSDYVLVESGSGNVVNNDSATTMTSNGPVGDIVNLASNTSTTINGSSGYIGVLGTNISVNASGETVDTASGASFNLAGGNDIVGLGGTGDYLGLLGGAGYSVSGGGETIATLANTSFNLSGGNDTVNLGGTGDYLGLLGGSGYSVNGGGDTIATLANTSFNLSGGNDTVNLGGTGDYLGLLGGSGYSVSGGGDTIGTLANTSFNLSGGNDTVNLGGTGDYLGLLGGSGYSVNGGGDTIATLANTSFNLSGGNDTVNLGGTGDYLGLLGGSGYSVSGGGDTIATSANTSFVVSGANDTLDLAGNSTVTVSGSSDTIYVDGTGDTVNASNEVVVVGSNESVTVGGSGDTIDVGGTGDSVIASGDSIVFGGNNLSETIYGSGDNIYGGSGETIYVTGSNDIITASNETVHLGDNTTATITGSGDTIIAGSGDTIYAGSGDTINAGSGDAINLSGGGDIVNGSNDTVTIGNNLSETINGASNTIDGGAGDTVNASGNSDSLYLGTGATINQSGLSEADHVTDAHINYGTGNTTATIYGAANYIDASGDTIWATGEGSKSSEIFTGGNGHDVIHIEAGTVGDIFDSHETAITGGSGSEIYVTGSYDPIYAQNATIDIYGTNDELFGSDDAGTGWSAEETGYYDGYELASSAYAKPPGSSIDVVAQYDRAYGNNAAADAAERARWQAYQSAIAPLSAAGGGNVVLEGALWDHKVITWSIANGPGPDASPFSSSMDAQYQATIAKAFAVWSAVTGLTFENVDDASTSDIRIGWGDLQTPTSGVLGNTSFRAQGGSIQPGAVISPSSRIGGFLKGRHQPDQWLSSKGLHYSGWLG; encoded by the coding sequence TTGAAAACCGCTCTGGACCAGGTATTCGGATCGAGTGGGCTGTATACGACTGACACAGGCGAAGCGATTGCGACTTCGTTCAGCCTTTCTCAACAGCAGGTCGACAATGTGCAAACTTTCATTGCTTCACAGCTTACGGCAATTAGCAGTGGTCAGGAGTCGTATAGTGTCAGGAACAACAACGATTGTCTGAGTTTTGTCTACAACACGGCGACTGCGGCGAATGTCACGGTCAGTCCGTCCCAAAATAGCTCGTTGCCAGAATGGCCGGTCATGGCGGGATCTGACACTCTTGGTCAAGCCGGCACGGGGTATCAGTACTTTGGCCCAAACTCGGTCTGGCATGCGAATGATATTCAGCCCATCACCAGCGCCGCAAATAACGGCGGGGCTGTCGGCGTGGTCAACTCCGACAGCGCGATAGATGAGGTGGTGCAGGATGCAAGAGCAATACGAACGACCTCCGGAAGTGTGTATAATGCATTGAGTGCTGCTGGGCAGTCGCTGATAAATTATATTGGAGCCTCGATAATCACTCCGGCAAAGGGTGAGGACAGTATAAGTGTAACAAATAACGGCGCGACTGTTTCAGACGGCTCTGGTGACTCGGCCGTCTTTTTGTTCGGTAGCGGGCAGGACTATTCGAGTGCCGGCAATCAGATGGTTTTCGATGTATCGGGAGGAAACACCGTCTCGATTGGCCCCAGTGGGACAATAGCTGTTTTAGGGAATAACGAGACTGGTGGGCCGGATGTTCTGAGCGTTGCAAATGCCTCTGTAATTTTAGGCGATAGCAGTGCGACCGTTACTGGTGACAGCAATAAGGTTTTCGGCAGCGACGGCTCTGCTATCACAGTGGCAGGCAATAACGCGACTGTAGTTCTCGATGCCGACAGCGGTTCGACGCTGAATGTGTCCGGGAGTAGCGAGACGGTTAATGCAATTGGCGACACGATCGCTCTGGGCAATAGTACCGGTGCGGCTATTACTGGCAGCAGCGACACCATCGGTATCGGAACTAACAGCTCGGTAACGATGAGTGGCAGCAACAATAGCCTAAACCTCAACGGGACGGATTATGTCCGGATCAACAACGGCTCCGGTAACGTCGTCAACAATGACAGTGCCACCACGATGACCAGCAATGGTCCGGTCGGCGATATCGTCGATCTCGCCAGCAATACCTCGACGACGATCAACGGCAGCGGCGGCTATTTCGGTGTGCTCGGCACCAATGTCACGGTGAACGCATCGGGGGATTCTGCTGCGACGCTCAGCGGCGTTTCATTTGCCCTCAACGGCAGCGGCGATTCGATCACGTTGGGTGCCCACAGTTCGGTCACGGAAAGCGGCAGCAACGACACCCTGAGCCTCAACGGGTCGGACTATGTCCGGATCAACAGCGGCTCCGGCAATGTCGTCAACAATGACAGCGCCACCACGATGACCAGCAATGGTCCGGTCGGCGATATCGTCGACCTCGCAAGCAACACCTCGACCACGATCAACGGCAGCAGCGGTTATTTCGGTGTGCTGGGCACCAATGTCACGGTCAACGCATCGGGGGAGTCGGCTGCGACGCTCAGCGGCGTTTCATTTGCCCTCAACGGCAGCGGCGATTCGATCACGTTGGGCGCCCACAGTTCGGTCACGGAAAGCGGCAGCAACGACACCCTGAGCCTCAACGGGTCGGACTATGTCCGGATCAACAGCGGCTCCGGCAATGTCGTCAACAATGACAGCGCCACCACGATGACCAGCAATGGCCCGGTTGGCGATATCGTCGATCTCGCCAGCAACACCTCGACGACGATCAACGGCAGCGGCGGCTATTTCGGTGTGCTCGGCACCAATGTCACGGTCAACGCATCGGGGGAGTCGGCTGCGACGCTCAACGGGGTTTCATTCACCCTCAACGGCAGCGGCGATTCGATCACGTTGGGTGCCCACAGTTCGGTTGCGGAAAGCGGCAGCAACGACACCCTGAGCCTCAACGGATCGGATTATGTGCTGGTCGAAAGCGGCTCCGGCAACGTCGTCAACAATGACAGCGCCACCACGATGACCAGCAATGGTCCGGTCGGCGACATCGTCAATCTCGCAAGCAACACCTCGACGACGATCAATGGCAGCAGTGGTTATATCGGAGTTCTCGGCACAAATATTTCCGTCAACGCATCGGGGGAGACCGTTGATACGGCGAGTGGCGCCTCGTTCAATCTTGCAGGCGGCAACGATATTGTTGGTCTCGGCGGCACGGGCGACTATCTCGGGCTGCTCGGCGGCGCGGGCTATTCGGTCAGCGGCGGCGGTGAGACGATCGCGACCCTGGCCAACACGAGTTTCAACCTGTCCGGCGGCAACGATACCGTCAATCTCGGCGGCACGGGCGACTATCTCGGGCTGCTCGGCGGCTCGGGTTACTCGGTCAACGGCGGCGGCGACACGATCGCGACCCTGGCCAACACGAGTTTCAACCTGTCCGGTGGCAATGATACCGTCAACCTCGGCGGCACGGGCGACTATCTCGGGCTGCTCGGCGGCTCGGGCTATTCGGTCAGCGGCGGCGGCGACACGATTGGGACCCTGGCCAACACGAGCTTCAACCTGTCCGGTGGCAACGATACCGTCAACCTCGGCGGCACGGGCGACTATCTCGGGCTGCTCGGCGGCTCGGGTTACTCGGTCAACGGCGGCGGCGACACGATCGCGACCCTGGCCAACACGAGCTTCAACCTGTCCGGTGGCAATGACACCGTCAACCTCGGCGGCACGGGCGACTATCTCGGGCTGCTCGGTGGCTCGGGCTACTCGGTCAGCGGCGGCGGCGATACGATCGCAACTTCAGCCAATACGAGCTTCGTTGTTTCGGGGGCCAATGACACCTTGGATCTCGCGGGCAACAGCACGGTCACGGTGAGTGGAAGCAGCGACACGATCTACGTCGACGGGACGGGCGATACGGTTAATGCTTCAAATGAGGTGGTTGTTGTCGGCTCCAATGAAAGCGTGACGGTGGGCGGAAGCGGAGACACGATCGACGTCGGGGGAACTGGAGATAGCGTGATCGCCTCGGGTGACTCGATCGTGTTTGGCGGCAACAACCTTAGCGAAACGATCTATGGCAGCGGCGACAATATTTATGGAGGCAGCGGCGAGACGATCTACGTTACCGGATCGAACGATATCATTACGGCTAGCAATGAGACCGTTCACCTGGGCGATAATACCACCGCCACGATTACAGGAAGCGGAGACACGATCATCGCTGGAAGCGGCGATACGATCTATGCCGGGAGTGGCGACACGATCAATGCCGGGAGCGGAGATGCGATCAATCTGTCCGGCGGCGGCGATATCGTTAACGGATCAAACGACACCGTGACCATTGGCAACAATTTATCGGAGACGATCAATGGTGCCAGCAACACGATCGACGGTGGAGCCGGCGACACCGTAAACGCCTCGGGAAACAGCGATAGTCTGTATTTGGGAACTGGCGCGACGATCAATCAGAGCGGCTTGTCCGAAGCGGATCATGTTACAGATGCTCACATCAATTATGGCACAGGCAACACCACCGCAACCATCTATGGTGCAGCCAATTACATCGATGCTTCGGGGGACACGATCTGGGCAACTGGAGAGGGGAGCAAGTCCTCTGAAATCTTTACCGGAGGAAACGGCCACGACGTTATTCACATTGAGGCAGGAACGGTCGGCGACATATTCGACAGTCATGAGACCGCGATAACTGGTGGATCTGGCAGTGAGATTTATGTCACCGGATCGTACGATCCGATCTACGCGCAGAATGCGACGATCGATATTTATGGAACTAATGACGAGCTATTCGGGTCTGATGACGCGGGCACCGGCTGGTCCGCGGAAGAGACGGGATACTATGATGGATACGAACTGGCCAGCTCTGCCTACGCAAAGCCGCCTGGATCCTCGATCGACGTCGTCGCACAGTATGACCGCGCTTATGGAAACAACGCTGCCGCGGACGCAGCCGAGCGGGCGCGCTGGCAGGCCTACCAGAGCGCAATTGCGCCGTTGTCTGCGGCAGGGGGCGGAAATGTGGTGCTCGAAGGCGCCTTGTGGGATCACAAGGTCATTACCTGGAGCATTGCCAATGGCCCCGGCCCCGACGCATCGCCCTTCAGTTCTTCCATGGACGCGCAATACCAGGCGACCATTGCCAAGGCGTTTGCCGTCTGGTCGGCCGTTACGGGATTGACATTCGAAAACGTCGACGACGCGAGCACATCCGATATCCGTATCGGTTGGGGCGATTTGCAAACACCAACATCAGGCGTTCTCGGCAATACGAGTTTCCGGGCGCAAGGCGGCTCAATTCAGCCCGGTGCCGTCATTAGCCCGTCTTCGCGGATTGGCGGGTTTTTGAAGGGTCGACATCAGCCAGATCAATGGCTTAGCTCGAAAGGTCTTCACTACAGCGGCTGGCTTGGTTGA
- a CDS encoding TonB-dependent receptor codes for MVTAQKRPEDAQRVPVAISVMEPKNLSEVSPLSSNADIARRTPNFTYLESGGQYTNSGNIRGVGSFSPLSPNDTSISYNIDEIPQSAYGIQPSTLDMERVEVLRGPQGTLYGLNAQGGAINYIPNRPFFGHELTIGTEFGSNGWRMGQLTANETLIDGVLAGRLALRYNGRNGDFGNAVIGGKDGESNIGAARGSLLFTPDASTNVLFSFNYNRSDDSMPRFVLRSAPCFPCDGLNTHPDFNREDYGGNLRIDHDFDAFRFTSLSSIQRNNFHQKLDMTDSLIFGKLLGVPASTLNNPTQDIYTGNIDETRYYQELRLSSLEDSETRWTTGVNFFRSDANISTDGNNFSLPNFSVFSGQQNNKLTVNSYAAFADASVPIVGGLRALGGLRLTHLDADATYRYTGGGVPGTVAAFNQDSSFSDTFLTGRLGLSYDWSPNFMAYATVGRGAVGGGYAWNGSNLPSGRMEPSFPTSMSWSYEAGFKSTLLDGRATLNGAIFYNNIKDGHLYVMNRSLLTYETAALDFDTYGAEIEGRFQLTPEFSLQGGIGYTHAELQNVPIGSWTGAKSGNKVPNVPAITASIGAEYRTDASLIGINQGTIYLSGSYQFVGKRAADVGNNYNLDSYGLANARIGWDGASAKFYVFANNIFDKRYEAVGTYYGPGVEAVTVGLGRTIGVGTSFQF; via the coding sequence GTGGTGACAGCGCAAAAGCGGCCCGAAGATGCGCAACGAGTGCCTGTCGCAATATCTGTCATGGAGCCGAAAAATCTTTCGGAAGTATCGCCCCTGTCGTCCAATGCGGACATTGCTCGGCGGACGCCCAACTTCACGTATCTGGAGTCAGGGGGACAATACACGAATAGCGGCAACATCCGTGGTGTCGGGTCTTTCTCGCCCCTATCGCCGAACGATACGTCGATCTCCTACAATATCGACGAAATTCCGCAGTCGGCTTACGGGATACAACCCTCGACCCTCGATATGGAGCGCGTCGAGGTTCTGAGAGGTCCGCAGGGAACACTCTACGGCCTCAACGCTCAAGGCGGAGCGATCAACTATATCCCCAACCGCCCCTTCTTCGGCCATGAACTTACGATCGGGACAGAGTTCGGCAGCAACGGTTGGCGAATGGGACAACTCACCGCCAATGAAACGCTGATCGATGGCGTTCTCGCCGGCCGACTGGCTCTGCGCTACAACGGCCGCAATGGTGATTTCGGCAACGCCGTCATCGGTGGCAAGGACGGGGAATCTAACATCGGCGCGGCTCGCGGGTCGTTATTGTTCACTCCCGATGCAAGCACCAATGTCCTTTTCTCGTTCAACTACAATCGGTCCGACGACTCGATGCCGCGCTTTGTTCTGAGAAGCGCGCCTTGCTTTCCCTGTGATGGGCTGAATACGCACCCTGATTTCAATCGCGAGGACTATGGCGGTAATTTGCGCATCGATCACGATTTCGACGCCTTCCGCTTCACGTCTCTTTCGAGCATTCAACGGAATAACTTCCATCAAAAGCTCGATATGACCGATAGCCTTATCTTCGGCAAACTCTTGGGCGTCCCCGCTTCCACGCTCAATAATCCAACCCAGGACATTTATACCGGAAATATCGACGAAACTCGTTATTATCAGGAACTTCGCCTTTCCTCGCTGGAAGATTCAGAAACCAGATGGACGACCGGCGTCAATTTTTTCCGATCAGACGCCAACATCTCAACTGACGGAAATAATTTCTCCCTCCCTAACTTTTCGGTCTTTAGCGGTCAGCAGAACAACAAGCTGACGGTTAATAGCTATGCGGCGTTTGCGGACGCCTCCGTGCCGATCGTTGGCGGTCTTAGGGCGCTTGGGGGGCTTCGCCTCACTCATCTCGATGCAGATGCCACTTATCGTTACACCGGCGGCGGGGTGCCTGGAACGGTGGCAGCGTTCAATCAGGATTCATCCTTCTCGGACACCTTTTTGACCGGGCGCTTGGGCCTGAGCTATGACTGGTCGCCAAACTTCATGGCATATGCAACGGTCGGTAGGGGCGCGGTCGGCGGCGGGTACGCTTGGAATGGCAGCAATCTTCCATCAGGTCGCATGGAGCCTTCCTTCCCGACCTCAATGAGTTGGAGCTACGAGGCAGGCTTCAAGTCCACGCTGTTGGACGGTCGGGCAACTCTCAACGGCGCGATCTTCTATAACAACATCAAGGATGGCCATCTCTACGTCATGAATAGGTCGCTGCTGACCTACGAGACGGCAGCCCTCGATTTTGACACCTACGGAGCGGAGATCGAAGGTCGTTTCCAACTCACGCCGGAGTTCTCCTTGCAGGGCGGTATCGGATATACACACGCGGAGTTGCAAAACGTCCCCATTGGTTCTTGGACGGGTGCGAAGTCTGGTAACAAGGTTCCGAACGTCCCAGCAATAACGGCGTCGATTGGTGCCGAATATCGCACTGACGCCTCGTTGATCGGTATCAATCAGGGCACAATCTATCTGTCAGGATCATACCAGTTCGTAGGCAAACGGGCGGCCGACGTTGGCAACAACTACAATCTCGACAGCTACGGTCTTGCCAATGCGCGTATAGGCTGGGACGGCGCTTCCGCCAAATTCTATGTCTTTGCGAACAACATTTTCGACAAGCGTTATGAAGCGGTAGGCACCTATTACGGTCCCGGCGTTGAGGCAGTAACCGTTGGGCTAGGTCGAACGATCGGTGTCGGCACCTCGTTTCAGTTTTGA
- a CDS encoding IS1634 family transposase, producing MFLRRTERKKNGKTHSYWNVVENKRLDNGRVVQRHVLYLGEINSSQAAAWRKAIDVLDEDAGHARTLSLFPEDRCEAIAGDASIVQLRLSEMQLRRPRQWGACWLAGQLWQELQLDWFWAERLPPSRKKTRWDQILQVLATYRLIAPGSEWRLHRQWFGQSAMADLLGADFGLAEEHKLYACHDLLLAHKEALFSHLVGRWRDLFNADFDVLLYDLTSSYFEVNASDLPEGSKRRHGYSRDKRPDCPQVVIALVVTPDGLPLAYEVLPGNTADNKTLRMFLAKIEQQYGKARRVWVMDRGVPTEAVLAEMRHSDPPVQYLVGTPKGRLNRLEKHLLDKPWQDAREGVQVKLLSEDGELYVFAQSADRISKERAMRRRQLKWLWKRLRQIDAMEITREELLMKLGGARSKAPAAWRLVDIEIDKQRPSFSFALNRNRLRKTRRREGRYLLRTNLADNDPAQLWQYYVQLVAVEEAFRNLKGDLAIRPVFHQDEVRIEAHIFIAFLAYCMQVTLTRRLHALASGLTARRALEKFAAIQMIDVHLPTTDGREILLTRYTHPEPELQLLIDRLKLRLPPQPPPRITTAAVNQASRCSEDLSS from the coding sequence ATGTTCCTGCGACGCACCGAGCGAAAGAAGAACGGCAAGACGCACAGCTACTGGAACGTTGTCGAGAACAAGCGTCTCGATAACGGGCGAGTGGTGCAGCGGCATGTGCTGTATCTCGGTGAGATCAATTCCTCGCAGGCAGCGGCGTGGCGCAAGGCGATCGACGTGCTCGACGAAGACGCCGGACATGCGCGAACGTTGTCGCTGTTTCCGGAAGATCGATGCGAGGCGATCGCGGGCGATGCGTCGATCGTCCAGCTACGCCTGTCCGAGATGCAGCTTCGACGTCCGCGGCAATGGGGCGCCTGCTGGCTGGCCGGACAGTTGTGGCAGGAGCTTCAGCTCGATTGGTTCTGGGCAGAGCGGCTGCCGCCAAGCCGCAAGAAGACGAGGTGGGACCAGATCCTGCAGGTGCTGGCAACCTACCGGCTGATCGCGCCGGGCAGCGAGTGGCGGCTGCATCGGCAATGGTTCGGTCAGAGCGCAATGGCCGATCTTCTGGGAGCAGACTTCGGCCTCGCGGAAGAGCACAAACTCTATGCCTGCCACGATCTGCTGCTCGCGCATAAGGAGGCGCTATTCTCGCATCTGGTCGGGCGTTGGCGCGATTTGTTCAATGCCGACTTCGACGTGCTGCTGTACGATCTGACCAGCAGCTACTTCGAGGTCAACGCATCGGACTTGCCGGAAGGCAGCAAGCGCCGCCACGGCTACAGCCGCGACAAGCGGCCGGATTGCCCGCAAGTGGTAATCGCGCTGGTGGTGACGCCCGATGGCTTGCCGTTGGCTTACGAGGTGCTGCCCGGCAACACCGCTGACAACAAGACACTGCGGATGTTCCTTGCCAAGATCGAGCAGCAATACGGCAAGGCGCGCCGGGTCTGGGTGATGGATCGTGGCGTGCCGACCGAGGCCGTGCTGGCCGAAATGCGCCACAGCGATCCGCCAGTGCAATATCTGGTCGGTACGCCGAAGGGACGCCTGAACCGGCTGGAGAAGCATCTGCTGGACAAGCCCTGGCAGGACGCGCGGGAGGGCGTGCAGGTCAAATTGTTGTCCGAGGACGGTGAGCTCTACGTCTTCGCTCAAAGCGCCGATCGGATCAGTAAGGAACGCGCGATGCGCCGGCGGCAGCTGAAGTGGTTGTGGAAACGGCTCAGGCAAATCGATGCGATGGAGATCACGCGCGAAGAATTGCTGATGAAGCTTGGCGGCGCGCGATCCAAAGCGCCGGCGGCCTGGCGTCTGGTCGATATCGAGATCGACAAGCAGCGCCCGAGCTTCAGCTTCGCACTCAATCGAAACAGATTGAGAAAGACCCGACGTCGCGAAGGCCGTTATCTGCTGCGCACCAACCTCGCCGACAATGACCCCGCCCAGCTCTGGCAATACTACGTCCAACTCGTTGCCGTCGAAGAAGCGTTCCGCAATCTCAAGGGCGACCTGGCGATTCGTCCGGTGTTCCATCAAGACGAGGTCCGGATCGAGGCCCACATCTTCATCGCCTTCCTGGCCTACTGCATGCAGGTCACGCTGACGCGCCGGCTTCATGCCCTCGCATCGGGCTTGACCGCACGTCGCGCGCTCGAAAAGTTCGCCGCCATCCAGATGATCGACGTCCATCTGCCGACCACAGATGGGCGCGAGATCCTGCTCACCCGCTACACCCATCCCGAACCGGAACTGCAGCTCCTGATTGATCGGCTGAAGCTCCGGCTGCCACCGCAACCGCCGCCCAGGATCACCACAGCCGCCGTCAACCAAGCCAGCCGCTGTAGTGAAGACCTTTCGAGCTAA
- a CDS encoding sulfotransferase produces the protein MISKIHFISGLPRSGSTMLAAILQQNPIIHASVTSPLSMLCGVMQEAISDKNEFRSQFDDARREALLSGVFSSYYHDLPKNKLIMDTNRAWTGKMALLARLFPASRVICCVREVGWIIDSVERMLNKNPTQLSGMFGFKLSQSVYSRADSLMNSNTGLVGKTWSTLREAWFGEHAANLIIIRYEVLARDPRSSIKRLYFELGEEPFDHDFFGLDLEEPEYDAHLGMPGLHTVRQNVEYVPRQACIPPDLFAKYADTGFWSKPELNLRSVTVI, from the coding sequence ATGATCTCAAAAATTCACTTTATCTCCGGATTGCCCCGCTCCGGCTCGACAATGCTTGCCGCGATACTCCAGCAGAATCCGATAATTCATGCGTCGGTGACCAGTCCGCTGTCAATGCTCTGCGGCGTGATGCAGGAAGCTATCAGCGACAAGAATGAATTCAGGAGTCAATTCGACGATGCGCGGCGCGAAGCGCTCCTGAGTGGGGTGTTTTCTTCCTACTACCACGATCTGCCGAAAAACAAGCTGATCATGGATACGAATCGCGCATGGACAGGCAAAATGGCCTTGTTGGCCAGGCTGTTTCCCGCGTCACGGGTGATCTGTTGTGTGCGAGAGGTCGGATGGATCATCGATAGCGTCGAGAGGATGCTCAACAAAAACCCGACCCAGCTGTCCGGCATGTTCGGTTTCAAGCTTTCGCAGTCGGTTTATTCTCGCGCGGATTCGCTGATGAATTCCAACACGGGTCTCGTCGGCAAGACGTGGAGCACGCTTCGGGAAGCCTGGTTCGGCGAGCACGCCGCAAACTTGATCATCATTCGTTATGAGGTGTTGGCTCGCGATCCAAGGAGTTCAATCAAGCGCCTCTATTTTGAGCTCGGGGAGGAACCCTTCGATCATGACTTTTTTGGTCTTGATCTCGAGGAGCCGGAATACGACGCGCACCTTGGAATGCCCGGGCTCCACACGGTTCGACAAAATGTGGAATACGTGCCTCGCCAGGCCTGCATTCCTCCTGATCTTTTCGCGAAATATGCGGACACGGGTTTTTGGTCGAAGCCGGAGCTGAACCTCCGATCGGTCACTGTTATCTGA
- a CDS encoding MFS transporter → MVDLSGSLCDCDERFLRFRYPSRNRSIAWIKRIQLGLVVAPAALVFVLTGPLWGRLNVRIGQKQTIVLSPIAAAASTIAFGLVIVLRLSDELSTTATFLGLVVGRMGLSLFAAAILPTAQAYIADTMAHEHRTAALAQMGAGFALGLVAAPGIAGATASLGPFIPSS, encoded by the coding sequence ATGGTCGATCTTTCTGGCAGTCTTTGCGATTGCGACGAGCGTTTCCTTCGTTTTCGCTATCCTTCCCGCAATCGGTCGATCGCTTGGATTAAGCGAATTCAGCTTGGATTGGTGGTCGCTCCCGCTGCGCTCGTTTTCGTTCTGACAGGCCCCTTGTGGGGACGACTGAATGTCAGGATCGGTCAAAAGCAGACCATCGTTCTGTCCCCGATCGCGGCGGCCGCCTCGACGATTGCATTTGGTTTGGTGATAGTCCTTCGGCTTAGCGATGAGCTTTCCACCACGGCAACCTTTCTCGGTCTTGTGGTAGGAAGGATGGGGCTTTCCCTATTCGCCGCCGCCATTCTTCCCACGGCGCAAGCCTACATTGCCGATACAATGGCGCACGAGCATCGCACTGCTGCTTTGGCTCAGATGGGTGCGGGTTTTGCGCTCGGTTTGGTTGCGGCCCCCGGCATCGCTGGCGCTACCGCGAGCTTGGGGCCGTTCATCCCATCCTCGTAA
- a CDS encoding TetR/AcrR family transcriptional regulator yields the protein MPELKPIFSTIDARDKLLEAALSAFAELGFHGATVRDITQRAGVSQGLLTHHFGDKERLWNLVGERVSEDFLEYLGPALEVEQVDAETIPTILAAYMGYWRDHPSALRLQIWRVLGAPEAERRTRVERLNRRIVPIFLRAQEAGFIRSDVPAGQAMVTAGSVIQYRLHSQLEMQDAVSVTGDALPDDAEFLRYAFSLIAARPDER from the coding sequence ATGCCGGAATTGAAACCGATCTTCTCGACGATCGACGCCCGCGATAAGCTGCTCGAAGCAGCGCTTTCGGCCTTTGCCGAATTAGGCTTCCATGGTGCTACCGTCCGCGACATCACCCAACGGGCCGGCGTTTCCCAAGGGCTGCTCACCCATCATTTCGGAGACAAAGAGCGGCTTTGGAATTTAGTCGGCGAGCGTGTCTCGGAAGACTTTCTCGAATATCTTGGACCTGCTCTTGAGGTCGAGCAGGTCGATGCCGAGACAATTCCAACCATTCTCGCAGCCTACATGGGTTACTGGCGCGACCATCCATCGGCGCTGCGCTTACAGATTTGGCGTGTTCTAGGCGCACCGGAAGCGGAACGACGCACCCGTGTCGAACGTCTCAACCGACGCATCGTACCGATTTTCCTTCGGGCACAGGAAGCGGGCTTTATCCGCAGCGATGTTCCGGCCGGGCAAGCCATGGTGACGGCTGGCAGCGTCATTCAATATCGCCTGCATAGCCAGCTCGAAATGCAAGATGCAGTAAGCGTTACGGGCGATGCCCTACCAGACGACGCAGAATTCTTGCGATACGCTTTCAGCCTTATCGCGGCACGACCGGACGAACGGTGA